Proteins encoded together in one Stutzerimonas stutzeri window:
- a CDS encoding YifB family Mg chelatase-like AAA ATPase: MSLAIVHSRAQIGVEAPAVTVEAHLANGLPALTLVGLPETAVKESKDRVRSAILTSGFDFPARRITLNLAPADLPKDGGRFDLAIALGILAASGQLPSERLEQLECLGELALSGALRPVQGVLPAALAARAAGRALLVPRANAEEASLASGLTVFAAEHLLEVAAHFNGVTPLEPYVAQGLLRQVQPYPDLADVQGQQAAKRGLLIAAAGAHNLLFSGPPGTGKTLLASRLPGLLPPLDEQEALEVAAIHSVASHSPLQHWPQRPFRQPHHSASGPALVGGGSRPQPGEITLAHQGVLFLDELPEFDRKVLEVLREPLESGHIVIARARDKVRFPARFQLVAAMNPCPCGYLGDPNGRCRCTPEQIQRYRNKLSGPLLDRIDLHLTVAREATALNAAPQTGQSSAVLAAQVAEARRLQLARQGCANAFLDLTGLREHCQLTAEDQAWLERACERLALSLRAAHRLLKVARTLADLEQAERIGRQHLAEALQYRPGSQA; the protein is encoded by the coding sequence ATGTCCCTGGCCATCGTCCATAGCCGCGCTCAGATCGGCGTCGAAGCCCCGGCGGTGACCGTCGAGGCGCATCTGGCCAACGGCCTGCCGGCGTTGACCCTGGTCGGCCTGCCGGAAACCGCCGTCAAGGAGAGCAAGGATCGCGTGCGCAGCGCCATCCTGACCTCCGGTTTCGATTTCCCCGCCCGGCGCATCACGCTCAATCTCGCCCCTGCCGATCTGCCCAAGGACGGTGGCCGCTTCGACCTGGCCATCGCGCTGGGCATCCTCGCCGCCAGCGGACAGCTGCCCAGCGAACGCCTGGAGCAGCTGGAATGCCTGGGCGAACTGGCGTTGTCCGGTGCCTTGCGCCCGGTCCAGGGCGTGCTGCCTGCCGCCCTCGCCGCGCGTGCCGCCGGCCGTGCGCTGCTGGTGCCGCGAGCCAATGCCGAGGAGGCCAGCCTCGCCTCGGGCCTGACCGTCTTTGCCGCCGAGCATCTGCTGGAAGTTGCCGCCCACTTCAACGGCGTTACCCCGCTCGAGCCCTACGTGGCCCAGGGGCTGCTGCGGCAGGTCCAGCCCTACCCCGACCTGGCCGACGTACAGGGCCAGCAGGCGGCCAAACGCGGCCTGCTTATCGCCGCGGCCGGCGCACACAACCTGTTGTTCTCCGGGCCGCCCGGCACCGGCAAGACGCTATTGGCCAGCCGGCTGCCCGGCCTGCTGCCGCCGCTGGATGAGCAGGAGGCGCTGGAAGTGGCCGCGATTCATTCGGTGGCCAGCCACAGCCCGCTGCAGCACTGGCCGCAGCGCCCGTTCCGCCAGCCCCATCACAGTGCATCGGGCCCGGCGCTGGTGGGTGGCGGCAGCCGGCCGCAACCGGGCGAGATCACCCTGGCGCATCAGGGTGTACTGTTTCTCGACGAGCTACCGGAGTTCGACCGCAAGGTGCTGGAGGTGCTGCGCGAGCCACTGGAATCGGGCCATATCGTCATCGCCCGGGCGCGGGACAAGGTGCGTTTTCCGGCGCGTTTCCAGCTGGTGGCGGCAATGAACCCCTGCCCGTGCGGCTATCTGGGCGACCCTAATGGTCGCTGCCGCTGCACGCCGGAGCAGATCCAGCGCTACCGCAACAAGCTCTCCGGACCGCTGCTCGACCGCATCGACCTGCATCTGACCGTGGCGCGCGAGGCCACCGCCCTCAACGCAGCGCCACAGACCGGCCAGAGCAGCGCCGTGCTCGCCGCACAGGTGGCCGAGGCGCGGCGACTGCAACTCGCCCGCCAGGGCTGCGCCAACGCCTTTCTCGACCTGACCGGTCTGCGTGAGCACTGCCAGCTGACCGCCGAGGATCAGGCGTGGCTGGAGCGCGCCTGCGAGCGTCTCGCACTGTCCCTGCGCGCCGCACACCGGTTGCTCAAGGTCGCACGCACCCTGGCCGACCTGGAGCAGGCCGAACGCATCGGCCGGCAACATCTGGCCGAAGCGCTGCAATATCGCCCCGGCAGCCAGGCCTGA
- a CDS encoding accessory factor UbiK family protein: protein MLPPKAFLDAIGSQASRLFNGETPLPRGEFEAQLKGVVQGALNKLDVVSRDEFDSQMVVLARTRARLEALEAKVAELEEKLTPPAS from the coding sequence ATGTTGCCGCCAAAAGCTTTCCTAGATGCCATCGGCTCCCAGGCCTCGCGCCTGTTCAACGGTGAAACGCCGCTGCCGCGCGGCGAGTTCGAAGCCCAGCTCAAGGGCGTGGTGCAGGGTGCACTGAACAAGCTCGACGTGGTCAGTCGCGACGAGTTCGACAGCCAGATGGTGGTGCTCGCCCGCACCCGCGCCCGACTCGAGGCGCTCGAAGCCAAGGTCGCCGAACTGGAAGAGAAGCTCACACCGCCCGCGTCCTGA
- the glnK gene encoding P-II family nitrogen regulator → MKLVTAIIKPFKLDDVRESLSEIGVQGITVTEVKGFGRQKGHTELYRGAEYVVDFLPKVKIDVAIADDQLDRVIEAITKAANTGKIGDGKIFVVNLEQAIRIRTGETDTDAI, encoded by the coding sequence ATGAAACTAGTCACTGCCATCATCAAGCCGTTCAAGCTGGACGACGTGCGCGAGTCGCTGTCGGAGATTGGCGTACAGGGCATCACCGTCACCGAAGTCAAGGGCTTCGGCCGTCAGAAGGGCCACACCGAGCTGTACCGCGGCGCCGAATACGTCGTCGACTTCCTGCCAAAGGTGAAGATCGACGTGGCCATCGCCGACGATCAGCTCGATCGCGTGATCGAGGCCATCACCAAGGCGGCCAACACCGGCAAGATCGGTGACGGCAAGATCTTCGTGGTCAACCTGGAACAGGCCATCCGCATCCGTACCGGCGAAACCGATACCGACGCGATTTAA